A region from the Candidatus Thiothrix putei genome encodes:
- the secB gene encoding protein-export chaperone SecB produces MSEAQPQEQQFIIQRIYVKDVSFEAPNSPAIFTQEWNPNTNLDLNTKVNTLANDNYEVELFITITVKSDEKTAFLVEVKQAGVFFIQGYGAEQLNHLLAAYCPNILFPYAREVIAGMVSKGSFPELHLSPINFDALYARRLQEEQAKAGAA; encoded by the coding sequence ATGAGCGAAGCTCAACCACAAGAGCAACAATTTATTATTCAACGCATCTACGTTAAAGATGTGTCGTTTGAAGCACCTAATTCACCTGCGATTTTCACCCAAGAGTGGAACCCCAATACCAATCTGGATTTGAATACCAAGGTCAATACCCTCGCTAACGATAATTACGAAGTAGAGCTGTTCATTACGATCACGGTGAAAAGTGATGAAAAAACTGCCTTTTTGGTTGAAGTCAAACAAGCGGGCGTATTCTTCATTCAGGGCTATGGAGCCGAGCAACTCAACCATTTGTTAGCTGCTTATTGTCCGAATATTCTGTTTCCGTATGCGCGTGAAGTGATTGCGGGGATGGTTTCTAAAGGCAGCTTCCCGGAATTGCATTTGTCCCCAATCAATTTCGATGCTTTGTATGCTCGCCGTTTACAGGAAGAGCAAGCGAAAGCTGGCGCTGCATGA
- a CDS encoding metalloregulator ArsR/SmtB family transcription factor: MGSIALGSKCDFTIEDMLVKEEDIDRASRSLKAISHPLRLKILCVLGDKEVSVQDIVDNVGTSQSNISQHLAILRDKGILASRKDANRVYYRVGDYRTLRLISMMQEVFCSAPH; the protein is encoded by the coding sequence ATGGGTAGCATTGCTCTCGGCAGTAAGTGTGACTTCACGATTGAAGATATGTTGGTCAAGGAAGAAGACATCGACCGTGCTTCCCGTTCTTTGAAAGCGATTTCGCATCCGTTGCGCTTGAAAATTTTATGTGTTTTGGGTGATAAAGAAGTTAGTGTACAAGATATCGTTGATAATGTGGGTACGTCTCAAAGCAATATTTCGCAACATTTAGCTATTTTGCGGGATAAAGGTATTTTGGCGTCACGTAAAGATGCAAATCGTGTTTATTATCGTGTTGGTGATTACCGTACCTTGCGCCTTATCAGTATGATGCAGGAAGTTTTTTGCAGCGCTCCGCATTGA
- the grxC gene encoding glutaredoxin 3 — MKQRPVRMYATLFCPYCLRARMLLKSKGIEYEEISVGSDAELWAEMERLSQRDTVPQIFIGDLSIGGYDDMAALDRAGKLDALLFES, encoded by the coding sequence ATGAAGCAGCGCCCAGTACGCATGTATGCCACGCTTTTTTGCCCGTATTGTCTGCGGGCGCGGATGTTGCTCAAGAGTAAAGGCATTGAGTACGAAGAGATTAGTGTGGGGAGTGACGCCGAACTTTGGGCGGAAATGGAGCGTCTGAGTCAGCGTGATACGGTTCCGCAAATATTCATTGGTGATTTATCTATCGGTGGTTATGATGACATGGCGGCTTTAGACCGTGCGGGCAAACTTGATGCCTTGCTATTTGAATCTTAA
- a CDS encoding rhodanese-like domain-containing protein, with product MEEYIVFARSHPLLIMGLIAILGMIIWSEISRFTRKYKQVNTTQAVQILNQDGSVVIDVREDNEVNSGKIKGAKHIPLGQLKKRMVELEQAKSKPVLVYCRSGSRSAHACSVMTKAGFENVSNLAGGIMAWESANLPVSKR from the coding sequence GTGGAAGAGTATATTGTTTTCGCCCGTAGTCACCCTCTGTTGATTATGGGGTTGATTGCTATCTTAGGCATGATCATCTGGTCAGAGATCAGTCGCTTCACCCGCAAGTATAAACAAGTTAATACCACTCAGGCAGTGCAGATTCTCAATCAGGACGGTTCTGTGGTTATTGATGTGCGCGAAGATAACGAAGTGAATAGTGGCAAAATCAAGGGTGCTAAACACATTCCTTTAGGGCAATTAAAAAAGCGCATGGTGGAACTGGAGCAGGCTAAAAGTAAGCCTGTTCTTGTGTATTGCCGCAGTGGTAGCCGTTCTGCCCATGCTTGCAGTGTGATGACAAAAGCCGGTTTTGAAAACGTAAGTAACTTGGCTGGCGGCATTATGGCGTGGGAGTCAGCCAATCTTCCGGTAAGTAAACGATGA